GTCGCATGCAACAGCGCCGCCATTAACACCAGAACTGTCGCCGCCACGTTCCACTCCTTGATTTTTTTGTTGACCCTACACCAATGTCTGCGGCTGACCAACCGAGGGGGGCATGATTGTGTCCCCACCCCGAAACAGCCCATCCAACCTTTGCACCGAAGAATCGGGGCGCTGTCTTTCCACCCCCATCCAATGGAGCCCGGATGCTAGAACTTGTCGCCGCTTTTATCTGCCTCACCACCCTTCTCACCTTCGTCAATTACCGCTTCATCGGCCTGCCGCCGACCATCGGCGTGATGGTCACCGCGCTGATGTTCTCCCTGTTGCTGCAAGGCCTGAGCGTGCTCGGCTATCCCGGCCTCGAAGAGCGCGTGCAGCAACTGATCGGCCAGATCGACTTCGGCGATCTGCTGATGAACTGGATGCTGTCGTTCCTGCTGTTCGCCGGCGCCCTGCACGTCAACCTGAACGACCTGCGCAGCTATCGCTGGCCGATCGGCCTGCTGGCGACGTTCGGCGTGCTGATTGCCACCGCCGTGATCGGCAGCCTCGCCTATTACATTTTTGCCCTGTTCGGCTGGCACGTGAGCTTCCTCTACTGCCTGCTGTTCGGCGCGCTGATTTCGCCTACAGACCCGATCGCAGTGCTCGGCGTACTGCGTACCGCCAATGCTTCGAAACCGCTGAAAACCACCATCGTCGGCGAGTCGCTGTTCAATGACGGCACTGCGGTGGTGGTGTTCACCGTGCTGTTGGGCATCGCCCAACTGGGTGAGACGCCGACCCTCAGCGCCACGGCCATGCTGTTCGTGCACGAAGCCATTGGCGGTGTGCTGTTCGGCGGGCTGATCGGTTATGGGGTGTACCGGATGATCAAGAGCGTCCAGCAGCATCAGATCACGGTGATGCTGACCCTGGCGCTGGTGATCGGCGGTTCGGCGATGGCCACCGAGCTGCACGTCTCGGCACCGATTGCGATGGTGGTCGCCGGTCTGATCATCGGCAACCTGGGGCGCAACCTGGCGATGAACGACATGACCCGCAAGTACCTCGACG
The Pseudomonas fluorescens genome window above contains:
- a CDS encoding cation:proton antiporter → MLELVAAFICLTTLLTFVNYRFIGLPPTIGVMVTALMFSLLLQGLSVLGYPGLEERVQQLIGQIDFGDLLMNWMLSFLLFAGALHVNLNDLRSYRWPIGLLATFGVLIATAVIGSLAYYIFALFGWHVSFLYCLLFGALISPTDPIAVLGVLRTANASKPLKTTIVGESLFNDGTAVVVFTVLLGIAQLGETPTLSATAMLFVHEAIGGVLFGGLIGYGVYRMIKSVQQHQITVMLTLALVIGGSAMATELHVSAPIAMVVAGLIIGNLGRNLAMNDMTRKYLDGFWELLDDMLNALLFALIGMELLLLPFNWAHVAAAGLLALAILLSRLLTVAPAIVLLRRWRTVPRGTIRILTWGGLRGGVSVALALALPLGPERDLLLSITYIVVLSSILLQGLTIGKLVKHATRDEPTTVAEPAH